One window of Cohnella hashimotonis genomic DNA carries:
- a CDS encoding AraC family transcriptional regulator — translation MKKTQYTLRGKNLFRGGLRIFVNRIEENFFDSGLHEHDFIELNYVAEGTGYQYIGEQALPAARGDLFVLPVGCSHVFRPSSADKRSKLVVYNVVFATSLWTEIARTAPELMLDDMMAALSQDKTEAGIARDKRLVLEPLFERIHEEHAALRPGASAMLTALLTQILIEWTRLREMANGAGSPAAAALDFGEAVAYVREQALEPLTQRQAAERFGLSERHFQRLFVRHTGQTFHTFVQRQRVMTACQLLRDTNFKLDAISGMVGYRDTQSFTSVFKRIEGVTPGQYRGKL, via the coding sequence ATGAAAAAGACGCAATATACGTTGCGGGGCAAAAATCTGTTTCGCGGCGGCCTGCGTATTTTCGTCAACCGAATTGAAGAGAACTTCTTCGATTCGGGTCTGCACGAGCACGATTTTATCGAACTGAACTACGTCGCCGAAGGGACCGGATACCAGTATATCGGCGAACAGGCGCTGCCCGCGGCTCGCGGCGATCTCTTCGTGCTTCCCGTCGGCTGCTCGCACGTATTCCGTCCATCCTCCGCCGACAAGCGAAGCAAGCTGGTCGTTTATAATGTCGTGTTCGCGACCTCACTATGGACGGAGATCGCCCGGACAGCCCCCGAGCTCATGCTCGACGACATGATGGCCGCGCTGTCCCAAGACAAGACGGAAGCAGGCATTGCAAGGGACAAACGGCTCGTGCTCGAGCCGCTCTTCGAGCGGATCCACGAGGAGCACGCCGCCCTTCGTCCCGGCGCTTCCGCAATGCTGACCGCGTTGCTGACGCAGATCTTGATTGAATGGACGCGGCTGCGCGAGATGGCGAACGGCGCAGGCTCCCCCGCGGCCGCCGCTCTCGACTTCGGCGAAGCCGTCGCTTACGTCCGCGAGCAGGCGCTCGAGCCGCTGACGCAGCGACAGGCCGCCGAACGGTTCGGACTGAGCGAACGGCACTTCCAGCGCCTGTTCGTCCGACATACCGGGCAGACCTTCCATACGTTCGTCCAGCGCCAGCGCGTCATGACCGCATGCCAGCTTCTTCGCGATACGAACTTCAAACTCGACGCCATCTCTGGCATGGTTGGTTATCGGGACACGCAGTCTTTTACGAGCGTGTTTAAACGAATCGAGGGAGTCACGCCGGGTCAATATCGGGGAAAGCTCTAA
- a CDS encoding alpha-L-rhamnosidase, producing the protein MAEIEVYGLSCNTRLNPVGIDDKAPRLGWKLRSERRGVVQEAYRIQVAENAAFEGGLAWDTEKLAGDRSVAVTYEGETLRSRTRYFYRVKVWANQGEESEWSPAAYFETGLLSGEEWAGADWISYALPANEEGHEPIAYLRKAFSLDRPVASARIYATALGMYRLFVNGETADDTSLNPGWTSYEKRLQYQTYDVTALLREGKNAIGFMLGNGWYRGGLGWKKTGNYGDTRAALVLLQVRYADGTESIIGSDGSWRGSDGALRWSEIYDGEYYDARLERKAWSRAEFDDSEWGNASSYSHPKSALVAQESEPVRIVNTIVPVSVWTTPSGETLLDMGQNLVGWVRFTVRAEAGTVVTVRHAEVLDKHGNFYTGNLRAAKQTIAYVCSGDGEETFEPSFTFQGFRYVKIEGIAPEQVPGRFVGCVLTSDLQAAGQFRCSDPMINKLADNIVWGQIGNFVDVPTDCPQRDERLGWTGDAQAFVRASTYNRNVQTFFAKWLRDLAADQQPDGGVPHVIPNLSIAGANSAAWGDAAAIVPWVLYERYGDERVLREQYASMKGWVEYIRAQGENEFLWDTGFHFGDWLGLDAKENSYIGATPRELIATAFYAHSTGLVAKSASVLGFADDAAKYAELRDNVASAFRAEYVTPSGRLASPTQTAYAVALMFDLLEEGTRQQAADRLAKLIEEAGNQLTTGFVGTPYLCHVLTRFGHADLAYKLLERREYPSWLYPVVKGATTIWEHWDGIKPDGSFWSDDMNSYNHYAYGAIGDWLFGIVAGIDADASEPGYKRIQIRPVPGGSLKFADATLESPYGEIRAAWHRRPDGGFDYNISVPANAAANVLLQGASKANATESQQSLDAARGISNVEETAEGLAFSVGSGKYRFTVKR; encoded by the coding sequence ATGGCGGAGATCGAAGTATACGGACTGTCCTGCAACACCAGGTTGAACCCGGTGGGTATCGACGACAAGGCGCCGCGGCTGGGCTGGAAGCTGCGTTCGGAGCGGCGCGGGGTCGTTCAGGAGGCGTACCGCATCCAGGTCGCGGAAAATGCCGCGTTTGAAGGCGGGCTTGCGTGGGATACGGAGAAGTTGGCCGGCGATCGTTCGGTCGCGGTGACTTATGAAGGCGAGACGCTGCGGTCGCGCACGCGGTATTTTTATCGGGTGAAGGTATGGGCAAATCAGGGCGAGGAATCCGAGTGGAGTCCGGCCGCTTATTTTGAGACGGGGCTGTTGTCGGGAGAGGAATGGGCTGGAGCCGACTGGATCTCGTACGCGCTGCCCGCGAACGAAGAGGGACATGAACCGATCGCCTATTTGCGCAAGGCATTCAGTCTGGATCGTCCGGTTGCCTCCGCTCGTATATACGCAACGGCGCTCGGCATGTACCGGCTCTTCGTCAACGGCGAGACTGCCGACGACACGAGCCTGAATCCGGGATGGACCAGTTACGAGAAGCGTCTGCAATATCAGACATATGACGTTACGGCGTTGCTGCGCGAAGGAAAAAACGCGATCGGCTTCATGCTCGGCAACGGCTGGTACCGTGGCGGATTGGGCTGGAAAAAAACAGGAAACTACGGCGACACCAGAGCTGCGCTTGTTTTGCTGCAGGTGCGCTATGCCGACGGCACCGAGTCCATCATCGGCTCGGACGGAAGCTGGCGGGGGAGCGACGGCGCGCTTCGCTGGTCCGAGATTTACGACGGCGAATACTACGACGCGAGGCTGGAGCGGAAAGCGTGGTCGCGAGCGGAATTCGACGATTCGGAATGGGGAAATGCCTCGTCGTATTCGCATCCGAAGTCGGCGCTCGTCGCGCAGGAGAGCGAGCCGGTACGGATCGTGAATACGATCGTACCCGTCTCCGTATGGACGACGCCGAGCGGAGAGACGCTGCTCGACATGGGCCAGAACCTGGTCGGCTGGGTTCGGTTCACCGTAAGGGCCGAGGCAGGAACGGTCGTGACCGTGCGCCATGCGGAGGTGCTGGACAAACACGGCAATTTCTACACGGGCAATCTGCGCGCCGCCAAACAGACGATCGCCTATGTGTGCTCGGGCGATGGTGAGGAGACGTTCGAGCCGTCCTTTACGTTCCAGGGCTTCCGTTACGTCAAGATCGAAGGCATTGCGCCGGAGCAGGTGCCGGGCCGCTTCGTCGGGTGCGTCCTGACCAGCGATCTGCAAGCCGCCGGGCAATTCCGCTGCTCGGATCCGATGATCAACAAGCTGGCGGACAATATCGTCTGGGGCCAGATCGGCAACTTCGTCGACGTGCCAACGGACTGTCCGCAGCGGGACGAGCGACTCGGCTGGACCGGCGATGCGCAGGCGTTCGTGCGAGCGTCCACTTATAACCGCAACGTACAGACCTTTTTCGCAAAATGGCTTCGCGATCTGGCTGCGGATCAGCAGCCGGACGGCGGCGTGCCGCACGTCATTCCGAACCTCTCGATCGCCGGCGCGAATTCGGCGGCTTGGGGCGATGCGGCCGCGATCGTCCCGTGGGTGCTGTACGAGCGTTATGGCGACGAGCGCGTGCTCCGGGAGCAGTACGCAAGTATGAAGGGCTGGGTCGAATATATCCGGGCTCAAGGCGAGAATGAATTTTTATGGGATACGGGCTTCCACTTCGGCGACTGGCTCGGGCTCGATGCCAAGGAGAACAGCTATATCGGCGCGACGCCGCGCGAGCTGATCGCGACGGCCTTCTACGCGCACTCGACGGGACTTGTGGCGAAGTCGGCGAGCGTCCTGGGATTTGCGGACGACGCGGCCAAGTACGCCGAGCTGCGCGACAACGTCGCAAGCGCCTTCCGCGCGGAATACGTCACCCCAAGCGGGCGGCTCGCTTCGCCGACGCAGACTGCCTATGCCGTAGCGCTGATGTTCGATCTTCTGGAGGAAGGAACCCGGCAGCAGGCTGCGGATCGGCTCGCCAAGCTGATCGAGGAAGCGGGCAACCAGTTGACCACGGGATTCGTCGGCACGCCTTACCTTTGCCATGTGCTGACCCGGTTCGGACACGCCGACCTCGCCTACAAGCTGCTCGAGCGGCGCGAGTATCCGTCCTGGCTGTACCCGGTCGTCAAGGGCGCGACGACGATCTGGGAGCACTGGGACGGCATCAAGCCGGACGGCAGCTTCTGGAGCGACGATATGAACTCGTACAATCACTATGCATACGGCGCGATCGGCGACTGGCTGTTCGGTATTGTCGCGGGCATCGACGCGGACGCCTCCGAACCCGGATACAAGCGAATTCAGATTCGTCCGGTGCCGGGCGGTTCGCTCAAGTTCGCCGACGCGACGCTTGAGTCGCCGTACGGAGAGATTCGAGCGGCCTGGCATCGCAGACCGGACGGCGGATTCGACTACAATATCTCCGTGCCGGCCAATGCCGCCGCGAACGTCCTGCTGCAGGGCGCGAGCAAGGCGAACGCGACGGAGTCACAACAATCGCTCGACGCCGCGCGAGGAATCTCGAACGTCGAGGAGACGGCCGAAGGGCTGGCGTTTAGCGTCGGCTCCGGGAAGTATCGGTTTACGGTTAAAAGATAG
- a CDS encoding S-layer homology domain-containing protein, producing MKNYRPLGIALCLALLFEGLTGLWSTRTASADPLPSPTGTTYYVSQTNGNDSYDGLAPEWDGVHGPWKTLGKVSGQTYAEGDAIKLKSGDAWNEQLTLRGSGTSDHPITVTSYGSGNRPYIYRNNGIDEEAIRIDNGDGYRIAGLEIAKARRGLRIIADGNTKPRFEHYRIEDNYFHDIANANGSLPGEEGTAIDLVTVPGVKPVFANIAIKNNIFRKTEISYIMWSDGIGPRQEDVTIEGSTFIENGRNQVFQWSGKNVDVLNNLFYYNYPRKYFGVGLTSVLTEHLTGESGVYNEVDGNEFGWAGTYPGDHDGTAYDFEKSGDYIHFTNNFIHDSYRYGAMFMGGQVFNELLFADNTFKDNALGTQDSPFHIWLRADNTGSGTFEGNRFYNEAGMTGFDQKPSSFTYANNADPAVSPGFTAMPLVTDIQSGAPDSRTYTFQSATWGAQLRYTLDGSVPTASSMLYAGPITVTDKSTVINVKAFVPGMNPSKTNMVLADFRDSGEGEGPAHWWKLDETAGASAADAAGGADGSVTAGAWGPGMIDGALDFDGTGGGVDVNDASLAGISDNFTLSFWVKPRAEIVLRPEAGDGITGDNGQQYAIAPAYRGGGTDATHAGVGVSVGTNGIAVVEHSDNYLPALLVDGGTKPDPDQWTHIAIVYKDKQPWLYVNGIFRKAGVTSTKTVHPSADIGGSGLGRLDGSIDDVRIYDRPLAIQELQVLSHTAHAPELPEFASQWKLFNSPLTEAANPTIPESGSDAILFSGDGYYTIAEGEVESANGAVLDRTVDAGQFSVVFTPKAIAGDLSAGDDSWLAVGLLDSRRYFNVLKPEQARGIVVLLRKSSGLLTVEPYKLDDTGFHAQTPLTLGTAAIDRTYELKLVELSGVWRLMVDDTQLAGDYTDMVTNVLNEQAYALIGLSDKAGGTNRVAVHSVNGEAAYGVPSRPEWRDGSLTVTDVEANRVVLHWGGATDREGVASYKIYQDGAEVAVVDGSVDNYEVTGLTPATHYSFKIEAGNAAGRWSDRGPTAETTTDYEVPENMDFAADWQLYTGRIGSAEAPTEVRLGSNGIVFMGSGYYTVAGGAVIPANGAVFKEPVDVDRFFVRFTPEQLSGSLSGGDDSWLAVSLLSSSDYFDVLRPEAGQGLVVLLRDTAGKLTVQPHKLTTAAGFQPMPSLTLDAATLQQHELKLTQTGGVWRLAMDGVLLDGDYSDMVNGVLDDKAYVQIGLSDKQNKQNRIRVHTVNDSAAYLPDWETRAMQPFWQGGIVYDEPLLMVSANQALPEAALLFEPTRIVSVRNAQMNKTYAEGVDWAYSNGKIRLLPGSAIPFMTEDELYPATVVPNESVDRRGGGGVLLHEGSYFHDRQIVVTYEHAGGGWEGPVPALESVALSRTLAKLEAGEPLKLLVLGDSIAAGANASGVTNAPPYLPDWAALLKRRLEAQYDSRITLINRSVPGQTAIWGMEEAERAADLQPDLVVVAFGMNDGVGSDALHSPALFRDHIETIMDHFRDANSDAEFILVGTTLANSETYFDGKQPLYIAELKALADAQTGVATADLTGVHAELLAHKAFADMTGNNVNHPNDYLVRWYAQTLAGMLIPGEGEVQQPQEPQSPQETHPPAREQATAADGLKISPLGKEAAASLVARSAHPASVKLTLAGAIAEVKVPDHNAEAQSAILELAYDPSLDAAGLAGLYIWNEQRSQWAYVRSAKSAADGKLSAVIQRSGIYGVLVYDRSFSDMPATHWAHQAIQSLAAAQLVQGFDDTRYGPDRQLTRAEFTALLTRALGLGLKGTGTAAPFSDVAPDAWYAQAAAAGYEAGLVEGNGRRQFEADKPVTRQEMAVMLMRACALADCAAVPELDEHSASYLDERDIAAWAKQAVGRSAELGLMRGLAGGGFSPNATATRAQAATAILRLTDLIPQPSELAAASK from the coding sequence TTGAAAAATTATCGGCCTTTGGGTATTGCATTGTGTCTGGCGCTGCTGTTCGAAGGCTTGACGGGCTTATGGTCGACGCGTACGGCATCCGCCGATCCGTTGCCGTCGCCGACTGGCACCACGTATTATGTCAGCCAGACGAACGGAAACGACAGCTACGACGGCTTGGCTCCAGAATGGGACGGCGTGCACGGGCCCTGGAAGACGCTAGGGAAGGTATCCGGACAGACGTACGCGGAAGGGGATGCGATCAAGCTCAAAAGCGGCGACGCATGGAACGAGCAGTTAACGCTCCGCGGCAGCGGCACCTCGGACCATCCGATTACGGTAACTTCATACGGTTCGGGCAACCGACCGTACATCTACCGGAATAATGGCATAGATGAAGAGGCGATCCGGATCGACAACGGCGACGGGTACCGGATTGCGGGTCTGGAGATCGCGAAGGCGAGAAGGGGGCTCCGGATTATCGCCGACGGCAATACGAAGCCGAGATTCGAGCATTACCGGATCGAAGACAATTATTTTCACGATATCGCGAATGCGAACGGAAGTCTGCCCGGGGAGGAGGGAACGGCCATCGATCTGGTGACCGTACCGGGCGTCAAGCCGGTGTTCGCGAATATCGCGATCAAAAACAACATTTTCAGAAAAACGGAAATCAGCTACATCATGTGGAGCGACGGCATTGGCCCGAGACAGGAAGACGTAACGATCGAAGGCTCCACATTTATTGAAAACGGGAGAAATCAGGTGTTCCAGTGGAGCGGCAAAAACGTCGACGTGCTGAACAATCTGTTCTATTACAATTATCCCCGCAAGTATTTCGGCGTCGGACTCACCTCGGTGCTGACCGAGCATTTGACCGGCGAGAGCGGCGTTTATAACGAAGTGGACGGCAACGAGTTCGGGTGGGCCGGCACTTACCCCGGCGATCATGACGGCACGGCCTACGATTTTGAGAAGTCCGGCGATTACATTCATTTTACCAACAACTTTATCCATGATTCCTATCGTTACGGCGCGATGTTCATGGGCGGACAGGTCTTCAACGAGCTGTTATTTGCCGACAACACCTTCAAGGATAATGCGCTCGGTACCCAGGACTCGCCTTTCCATATTTGGCTGCGCGCCGACAATACCGGCTCCGGCACGTTCGAAGGCAATCGGTTTTACAATGAGGCCGGCATGACCGGATTCGATCAGAAGCCATCCAGCTTTACCTATGCCAACAATGCGGATCCTGCCGTCTCGCCGGGTTTTACGGCGATGCCGCTCGTGACGGACATTCAGTCAGGCGCACCGGATTCGCGAACGTATACGTTCCAGAGCGCGACCTGGGGGGCGCAGCTGCGATACACGCTGGACGGCAGCGTGCCGACTGCGAGCAGCATGCTCTATGCGGGCCCGATAACGGTGACCGACAAGTCGACGGTCATCAATGTGAAAGCTTTCGTGCCCGGGATGAATCCCAGCAAAACGAACATGGTCCTCGCGGACTTTCGCGACAGCGGCGAAGGGGAAGGACCGGCCCACTGGTGGAAGCTCGACGAAACCGCAGGCGCTTCGGCTGCCGATGCTGCGGGCGGCGCCGACGGGAGCGTGACGGCAGGCGCATGGGGACCGGGAATGATCGACGGCGCGCTGGACTTCGACGGCACGGGCGGCGGCGTCGACGTGAACGATGCTTCGCTCGCGGGCATTTCGGACAACTTCACCCTGTCGTTCTGGGTCAAGCCGCGTGCCGAGATCGTGCTGCGGCCTGAAGCCGGCGACGGCATTACCGGCGATAACGGCCAGCAATATGCGATCGCTCCCGCCTACAGAGGCGGAGGGACCGATGCGACGCATGCGGGCGTCGGCGTCTCGGTCGGTACGAACGGCATTGCCGTGGTGGAACATTCGGATAACTATTTGCCCGCGCTGCTCGTGGATGGGGGCACGAAGCCGGACCCCGACCAATGGACGCATATCGCCATCGTTTACAAGGACAAGCAGCCCTGGCTTTATGTCAACGGCATCTTCCGCAAAGCCGGCGTGACGAGCACAAAAACCGTTCATCCCAGCGCGGACATCGGAGGCTCGGGTCTCGGGCGCCTGGACGGATCGATCGACGACGTGCGCATCTACGATCGCCCGCTTGCCATTCAAGAGCTGCAGGTGCTGAGCCATACGGCGCATGCGCCGGAGCTGCCGGAATTCGCTTCGCAATGGAAGCTGTTCAACAGCCCCTTGACGGAGGCAGCGAATCCGACAATACCCGAGTCCGGCAGCGATGCCATCCTGTTCTCGGGAGACGGCTACTATACGATTGCGGAGGGCGAAGTCGAGAGCGCCAACGGCGCCGTGCTCGATCGGACGGTCGATGCCGGGCAGTTCTCCGTCGTATTTACGCCCAAAGCCATTGCAGGCGACTTGTCCGCCGGCGACGACTCGTGGCTGGCCGTCGGTCTGCTGGACAGCCGGCGTTACTTTAACGTCTTGAAGCCGGAGCAAGCCCGCGGCATCGTGGTGCTGCTGCGGAAGTCGAGCGGCTTGCTGACGGTGGAACCCTACAAGCTGGATGATACGGGCTTCCATGCCCAGACGCCGTTAACGCTCGGGACGGCCGCAATCGACCGGACTTACGAGCTGAAATTGGTGGAGCTGTCCGGTGTATGGAGACTCATGGTGGACGACACGCAACTGGCGGGCGATTATACGGACATGGTGACGAACGTTTTGAACGAACAGGCCTATGCGCTGATCGGACTATCGGACAAAGCGGGGGGAACGAACCGCGTGGCGGTGCATTCGGTAAACGGCGAGGCGGCTTACGGCGTGCCGAGCAGGCCCGAATGGCGGGACGGATCCTTGACCGTAACCGATGTCGAAGCGAACCGGGTCGTGCTGCACTGGGGCGGAGCGACCGACAGGGAAGGCGTCGCGTCCTATAAAATCTATCAGGATGGCGCGGAGGTGGCAGTCGTAGACGGCAGCGTAGATAACTACGAGGTTACCGGACTTACGCCTGCTACGCACTACAGCTTCAAGATCGAAGCAGGCAATGCCGCCGGCCGTTGGAGCGACCGGGGACCGACAGCGGAGACGACGACAGACTATGAAGTTCCTGAAAATATGGACTTTGCTGCGGACTGGCAGCTATATACCGGCCGCATCGGATCGGCGGAGGCGCCTACGGAAGTCCGGCTGGGCTCAAACGGCATCGTGTTCATGGGCTCCGGCTACTATACGGTCGCGGGCGGCGCGGTAATCCCTGCGAATGGCGCCGTATTCAAAGAGCCGGTGGACGTTGATCGATTTTTTGTCCGGTTCACGCCGGAGCAGCTGTCGGGCAGCTTGTCCGGCGGCGACGATTCCTGGCTGGCGGTCAGTCTGCTCAGCAGCTCCGATTATTTTGACGTGCTGCGGCCCGAAGCCGGCCAAGGCTTAGTCGTTCTGCTCCGCGATACGGCAGGAAAGCTCACCGTGCAGCCGCATAAATTGACGACTGCCGCCGGCTTCCAGCCGATGCCGAGCTTGACGCTTGATGCGGCCACGCTTCAGCAGCATGAACTGAAGCTGACGCAAACCGGCGGCGTATGGCGGCTTGCCATGGACGGGGTGCTGCTCGACGGCGATTACTCGGACATGGTGAACGGCGTGCTTGACGATAAGGCTTATGTACAGATCGGCTTGTCGGACAAGCAAAATAAACAAAACAGAATCCGCGTGCATACGGTGAACGACTCGGCGGCCTATTTGCCGGATTGGGAAACGAGAGCGATGCAGCCGTTCTGGCAAGGCGGCATCGTATACGACGAGCCGCTGCTGATGGTTTCCGCGAATCAAGCGCTTCCGGAAGCCGCGCTGCTGTTCGAGCCGACCCGCATCGTATCCGTCCGAAACGCGCAGATGAACAAGACTTATGCGGAGGGCGTGGATTGGGCATATAGCAATGGCAAAATCAGGCTTCTGCCCGGCTCCGCGATCCCTTTTATGACGGAGGACGAACTTTATCCGGCGACGGTCGTGCCAAACGAGAGCGTAGACCGGCGAGGCGGCGGGGGCGTCTTATTGCACGAGGGCTCCTATTTTCATGACCGGCAAATTGTCGTCACCTATGAACATGCGGGAGGCGGCTGGGAGGGACCGGTGCCGGCACTGGAATCGGTTGCGCTGTCCCGGACGCTCGCCAAGCTGGAAGCAGGCGAACCGCTGAAACTGCTTGTGCTGGGCGACAGCATCGCAGCCGGCGCCAATGCGAGCGGCGTTACGAACGCGCCGCCGTATTTGCCGGACTGGGCCGCTTTGTTGAAACGGCGACTGGAGGCGCAATACGATTCCAGGATTACGCTGATCAATCGCTCCGTGCCGGGACAAACGGCCATTTGGGGCATGGAGGAAGCGGAGCGGGCTGCGGATTTGCAGCCCGATCTGGTCGTCGTCGCTTTCGGCATGAACGACGGCGTCGGCAGCGACGCCTTGCATTCGCCTGCCTTATTCCGCGACCATATCGAGACGATCATGGATCATTTCCGGGATGCGAACAGCGATGCGGAGTTTATTCTGGTCGGTACCACGCTGGCCAATTCGGAAACGTATTTTGACGGCAAGCAGCCGCTTTATATCGCCGAGCTAAAAGCGTTGGCCGATGCGCAGACGGGCGTGGCGACAGCCGATCTGACCGGCGTTCATGCGGAGCTGCTGGCGCACAAGGCGTTTGCCGATATGACCGGCAACAACGTGAATCATCCGAACGATTACCTGGTCCGCTGGTATGCCCAGACGCTTGCCGGCATGTTGATTCCAGGCGAAGGCGAGGTTCAGCAGCCTCAGGAGCCGCAATCGCCGCAAGAGACCCATCCGCCGGCGCGAGAACAAGCGACCGCGGCGGACGGGCTGAAGATCAGCCCGCTTGGCAAAGAGGCAGCCGCAAGCCTGGTCGCGCGAAGCGCACACCCGGCTTCGGTCAAGCTGACGCTTGCCGGTGCCATCGCGGAAGTGAAGGTGCCGGACCATAACGCCGAAGCTCAATCCGCAATTCTGGAATTGGCTTACGATCCTTCGTTGGACGCCGCAGGCCTGGCGGGCCTCTATATTTGGAACGAACAACGGTCGCAATGGGCATATGTCAGAAGCGCCAAGTCTGCCGCCGACGGCAAGCTTAGCGCCGTCATCCAACGGAGCGGCATATACGGGGTGCTCGTCTACGATCGTTCATTCAGCGACATGCCGGCGACGCATTGGGCCCATCAAGCCATTCAATCGCTGGCCGCCGCACAGCTTGTGCAAGGCTTTGACGACACGCGATACGGCCCGGATCGACAGCTGACGCGAGCCGAATTCACGGCTTTGTTGACCAGGGCGCTCGGCCTCGGTCTCAAGGGGACCGGAACCGCCGCTCCCTTTTCGGATGTCGCTCCGGACGCCTGGTATGCGCAAGCCGCTGCGGCAGGATATGAAGCGGGGCTGGTCGAAGGCAACGGGCGTAGACAATTCGAGGCGGACAAGCCGGTAACGAGGCAGGAGATGGCGGTTATGCTCATGCGCGCTTGTGCGCTGGCGGATTGCGCCGCGGTGCCCGAGCTTGACGAGCATTCTGCAAGCTACTTGGATGAGCGGGATATCGCGGCTTGGGCCAAGCAAGCCGTCGGCCGATCCGCGGAGCTCGGTCTGATGCGGGGATTGGCCGGCGGAGGCTTTTCGCCGAACGCAACCGCGACGAGAGCGCAAGCCGCGACGGCGATCTTGCGGCTGACCGACCTTATCCCGCAGCCGTCCGAGCTCGCAGCGGCGTCGAAATAA